A stretch of the Streptomyces venezuelae genome encodes the following:
- a CDS encoding MarC family protein produces MFDFAVFGSLFLTLFVIMDPPGITPIFLALTSGRPVKVQRKMAWQAVCVAFGVIAVFGICGQQILDYLHVSVPALMIAGGLLLLLIALDLLTGKTDEPKQTKDVNVALVPLGMPLLAGPGAIVSVILAVQKADGFGGQVSVWSAIVAMHVVLWLVMRYSLVIIRVIRDGGVVLVTRLAGMMLSAIAVQQIINGVLQVVQGA; encoded by the coding sequence GTGTTCGACTTCGCCGTTTTCGGATCCCTTTTTCTCACCCTTTTTGTGATTATGGACCCCCCGGGGATCACGCCGATCTTCCTCGCGCTGACCTCGGGCCGCCCCGTCAAGGTGCAGCGCAAGATGGCCTGGCAGGCCGTCTGCGTGGCCTTCGGGGTGATCGCCGTCTTCGGCATCTGCGGCCAGCAGATCCTGGACTACCTGCATGTCTCGGTGCCCGCGCTGATGATCGCGGGTGGTCTGCTGCTGCTCCTGATCGCGCTGGACCTGCTGACGGGCAAGACGGACGAGCCCAAGCAGACCAAGGACGTGAACGTGGCGCTGGTGCCGCTGGGCATGCCCCTGCTGGCCGGTCCGGGTGCCATCGTCTCGGTGATCCTGGCCGTCCAGAAGGCCGACGGCTTCGGCGGCCAGGTCTCGGTCTGGTCGGCGATCGTCGCCATGCACGTGGTGCTGTGGCTGGTCATGCGCTACTCGCTGGTGATCATCCGGGTGATCCGCGACGGCGGCGTGGTCCTGGTGACCCGGCTGGCGGGCATGATGCTGTCGGCGATCGCCGTCCAGCAGATCATCAACGGTGTGCTGCAGGTGGTGCAGGGCGCCTGA
- a CDS encoding sec-independent translocase, whose protein sequence is MFNDIGGLELVTIVVLAILIFGPDKLPKVIQDVTGFIRKVRAFSDSAKEDIRSELGPDFKDFEFEDLNPKTFIRKQLTENEDLKDIRTSFDLRKELGEVTDAVNGKEPETAAGVTATGATAASGTTGAPDLLKKPAVPAAEQRTPFDADAT, encoded by the coding sequence GTGTTCAACGACATAGGCGGCCTTGAGCTGGTCACCATCGTGGTGCTCGCCATTCTCATCTTCGGCCCGGACAAGCTGCCCAAGGTCATCCAGGACGTCACCGGATTCATCCGCAAGGTCCGCGCGTTCTCGGACAGCGCCAAGGAAGACATCCGCTCGGAGCTCGGACCGGATTTCAAGGACTTCGAGTTCGAGGACCTGAACCCCAAGACCTTCATCCGCAAGCAGCTGACCGAGAACGAGGATCTGAAGGACATCCGCACCAGCTTCGACCTGCGCAAGGAGCTGGGCGAGGTCACCGACGCCGTCAACGGCAAGGAGCCGGAGACCGCCGCCGGTGTGACCGCCACGGGTGCGACCGCCGCTTCCGGTACGACCGGCGCCCCCGACCTGCTGAAGAAGCCCGCGGTGCCCGCGGCGGAGCAGCGCACCCCGTTCGACGCAGACGCCACCTGA
- a CDS encoding PHP domain-containing protein, with amino-acid sequence MRIDLHTHSTASDGTDTPAELVRHAAAAGLDVVALTDHDTVGGHAEAMAAVRALPAGFTLVTGAELSCRRDGIGLHMLAYLFDPAEPELARERELVRDDRTPRAQAMIGKLQALGVPVTWEQVARIAGEGSVGRPHIATALVELGVVPTVSDAFTPDWLADGGRAYAEKHELDPFEAIRLVKAAGGVTVFAHPAAVKRGRCVPESVIAELAAAGLDGIEVDHMDHDTATRARLRGLADELGLLVTGSSDYHGSRKTCRLGEYTTDPEIYGEITRRATGAFPVPGAGGRPA; translated from the coding sequence GTGCGCATCGATCTGCACACCCACTCCACGGCCTCCGACGGTACGGACACCCCCGCCGAGCTGGTCCGCCATGCGGCTGCCGCCGGGCTGGACGTCGTCGCCCTGACCGATCACGACACGGTCGGCGGCCACGCCGAGGCCATGGCCGCGGTCCGGGCCCTGCCTGCCGGTTTCACCCTGGTCACCGGCGCCGAACTGTCCTGCCGTCGAGACGGCATCGGACTGCACATGCTGGCCTACCTCTTCGACCCGGCGGAGCCCGAGCTCGCGCGCGAGCGGGAGCTGGTCCGGGACGACCGGACCCCCCGAGCCCAGGCGATGATCGGCAAGCTGCAGGCCCTGGGCGTGCCCGTCACCTGGGAGCAGGTGGCGCGGATCGCCGGCGAAGGCTCGGTGGGCCGCCCGCACATCGCGACGGCGCTGGTCGAGCTGGGCGTCGTACCGACGGTCTCGGACGCCTTCACCCCGGACTGGCTGGCCGACGGCGGCCGGGCGTACGCGGAGAAGCACGAGCTGGACCCCTTCGAGGCCATCCGCCTGGTCAAGGCGGCCGGCGGGGTCACGGTCTTCGCGCACCCGGCCGCGGTCAAGCGCGGCCGGTGCGTCCCGGAGAGCGTGATAGCGGAGCTGGCGGCGGCGGGCCTGGACGGTATCGAGGTCGACCACATGGACCACGACACCGCCACCCGGGCGCGGCTGCGCGGTCTCGCGGACGAGCTGGGGCTGCTGGTCACCGGTTCCAGCGACTACCACGGCAGCCGCAAGACCTGCCGGCTCGGGGAGTACACCACGGACCCCGAGATCTACGGCGAGATCACCCGCCGTGCCACGGGTGCCTTCCCGGTGCCGGGCGCGGGCGGACGCCCCGCATAG
- a CDS encoding DUF6758 family protein yields the protein MRGEPSCPKCGGRVRAPGLFADSWQCTVHGPVHPLQPILPPSVEGLGVVVNRTRVPVWMPWPLPVGWLFTGIASAGDDRSGGRATAVACSGPGPLGGIGELLLVAEELGVGLGARYAGIDGPDPGAGLNVSGPPHAKVIAAGRPTPLWHVAGTPEDRAVFAGEARGLWLWAVVWPEQSGLLMYDELVLTDLRDAGAEVELLPCGALSPRILSPGPG from the coding sequence ATGAGGGGTGAACCGAGTTGCCCGAAGTGCGGTGGCCGGGTCAGGGCGCCCGGACTTTTCGCCGACTCCTGGCAGTGCACGGTGCACGGCCCCGTCCACCCCTTGCAGCCCATCCTCCCGCCCAGCGTCGAAGGCCTCGGCGTGGTCGTGAACCGCACCCGGGTGCCGGTCTGGATGCCCTGGCCGCTGCCGGTCGGCTGGCTGTTCACCGGGATCGCCTCGGCCGGGGACGACCGCAGCGGCGGCCGGGCCACCGCGGTGGCCTGTTCGGGGCCGGGCCCGCTCGGGGGGATCGGGGAGCTGCTGCTCGTCGCCGAGGAGCTCGGCGTGGGCCTCGGGGCGCGCTACGCGGGCATCGACGGCCCTGATCCGGGGGCCGGTCTGAACGTATCCGGTCCGCCGCACGCCAAGGTGATCGCGGCCGGCCGTCCCACCCCCCTCTGGCACGTGGCCGGCACCCCCGAGGACCGTGCGGTGTTCGCGGGCGAGGCCCGCGGGCTGTGGCTGTGGGCGGTGGTCTGGCCCGAGCAGTCGGGCCTGCTGATGTACGACGAGCTGGTGCTGACGGATCTGCGGGACGCGGGCGCGGAGGTGGAGCTCCTGCCCTGCGGGGCGCTGAGCCCGCGCATCCTGTCACCCGGGCCCGGGTAG
- a CDS encoding alpha/beta hydrolase, protein MSKPPRLTLPPCARARLLETSRGAFAVHEAGEPVHGTALLVPGFTGSKEDFIGLLEPLAGAGFRVLAVDGRGQYESPGPREESAYSLDELARDLLAQAAALGTPVHLLGHSLGGLVSRAAVIRDAAPFRSLTLMSSGPAAIAEAQQARTKLLVGALEVMREDMAGVWAAMRAQDPEDAVPDTPELAGFLRGRWLSTVPEQLIATGRTLISEPDRVAELARVELPKLVLSGAVDYAWPVPSLDDMARRLGAARVVIPGTEHSPNAEDAPATAAALAAFWRSVATRQ, encoded by the coding sequence ATGAGCAAGCCGCCGCGACTGACGCTGCCCCCGTGTGCCCGTGCCCGCCTCCTGGAGACCTCGCGCGGCGCGTTCGCCGTGCACGAGGCCGGCGAGCCGGTGCACGGCACGGCCCTGCTGGTCCCCGGGTTCACGGGCAGCAAGGAGGACTTCATCGGGCTGCTGGAGCCGCTGGCCGGCGCCGGCTTCCGGGTGCTCGCGGTGGACGGGCGCGGGCAGTACGAGAGCCCCGGCCCGCGCGAGGAGTCGGCGTACTCCCTGGACGAGCTGGCCCGGGACCTGCTGGCCCAGGCCGCCGCCCTCGGCACGCCCGTCCACCTCCTCGGGCACTCCCTCGGCGGGCTGGTCTCCCGCGCCGCAGTGATCCGCGATGCCGCTCCGTTCCGCAGCCTCACCCTGATGAGCAGCGGGCCCGCCGCCATCGCCGAGGCCCAGCAGGCCCGTACGAAGCTGCTGGTCGGGGCCCTGGAGGTGATGCGGGAGGACATGGCCGGGGTGTGGGCGGCGATGCGCGCGCAGGATCCGGAGGATGCGGTCCCGGACACCCCCGAACTCGCCGGGTTCCTGCGCGGGCGCTGGCTGTCCACCGTGCCCGAGCAGCTGATCGCCACCGGCCGGACGCTGATCTCGGAGCCCGACCGGGTGGCCGAGCTGGCCCGGGTGGAGCTGCCCAAGCTGGTGCTCTCCGGTGCGGTGGACTACGCCTGGCCGGTCCCGTCCCTGGACGACATGGCCCGTCGGCTGGGCGCGGCACGCGTGGTGATCCCGGGGACGGAGCACTCGCCCAACGCGGAGGACGCCCCGGCCACGGCTGCCGCGCTGGCGGCGTTCTGGAGGTCCGTCGCAACCCGCCAGTAG
- a CDS encoding anti-sigma factor family protein — protein MSGASPSPSPAEQHLGDRLAALVDGELSHDARERVLAHLATCGRCKAEADAQRRLKTLFVESAPPAPSAGLLARLQGLPGQPGGPGAPGVMGLPGAPGVQGPPGADPFGFVLPTAPPVSQRRPGFPVHEVGRPRRRFAFVAAGAVSLAAIALGGTLPMEPRVEPNARGEGGASVTPAARPGVTGGAVPVSDAVVRTRQPSPSLVAGWRPAGHPAQPAPTPAAPSHRPVSLTR, from the coding sequence GTGAGCGGAGCCAGTCCCTCGCCGTCACCGGCGGAACAGCACCTCGGCGACCGGCTCGCCGCCCTCGTCGACGGGGAGCTGAGCCATGACGCGCGCGAGCGGGTGCTCGCGCACCTGGCGACCTGCGGCCGTTGCAAGGCCGAGGCGGATGCGCAGCGGCGCCTGAAGACCTTGTTCGTGGAGAGTGCGCCGCCCGCCCCGTCGGCCGGGCTGCTGGCCCGCCTGCAGGGCCTGCCGGGCCAGCCCGGCGGACCGGGCGCACCGGGTGTGATGGGCCTGCCGGGTGCGCCGGGTGTGCAGGGCCCCCCGGGTGCGGACCCTTTCGGGTTCGTCCTCCCGACCGCGCCGCCCGTATCGCAGCGCCGGCCGGGCTTTCCCGTCCATGAGGTGGGCCGGCCCCGGCGCCGCTTCGCCTTCGTGGCCGCGGGTGCGGTCTCGCTGGCGGCCATCGCGCTCGGCGGCACGCTGCCCATGGAACCCCGGGTCGAACCGAATGCCCGGGGCGAGGGCGGCGCGAGTGTCACCCCCGCGGCCCGTCCCGGGGTGACCGGCGGCGCCGTACCGGTGAGCGATGCGGTCGTCCGCACCCGCCAGCCGAGCCCCTCCCTGGTGGCCGGCTGGCGTCCGGCCGGCCATCCGGCGCAGCCCGCGCCGACGCCCGCGGCACCCTCGCACCGCCCGGTCTCGCTGACGCGCTGA
- a CDS encoding magnesium and cobalt transport protein CorA: protein MSMIRDLRAAVRPSLRKSTPVQPGYDTTRDPSATSAVVDCAVYRDGRRLPKTACPTPRAAMREVRRDGGFTWIGLHEPTEAEFAGIAAEFGLHPLAVEDAVHAHQRPKLERYDDTLFAVFKTIHYVEHDELTATSEVVETGEVMCFSGRDFVITVRHGGQGSLKGLRHRLEDEPELLAKGPSAVLHSIADHVVDGYIAVAAAVQDDIDLVESEVFAAPAGKGGPRGADAGRIYQLKREVLEFKRAVSPLMRPMELLSERPMRLVDPDIQKYFRDVADHLARVHEQVIGFDELLNSILQANLAQATVAQNEDMRKITSWAAIIAVPTMICGVYGMNFDHMPELQWKYGYPMVMASIVGICFTIHRALRRNGWL, encoded by the coding sequence ATGTCGATGATCCGTGACCTGCGCGCAGCCGTGCGCCCCTCGCTGCGCAAGTCCACCCCCGTCCAGCCCGGGTACGACACCACCCGCGACCCCTCGGCGACCAGCGCGGTCGTCGACTGCGCGGTGTACCGCGACGGCCGCCGACTGCCCAAGACCGCGTGCCCCACCCCGCGTGCGGCCATGCGCGAGGTGCGCCGGGACGGCGGCTTCACCTGGATCGGCCTCCACGAGCCGACCGAGGCCGAATTCGCCGGCATCGCCGCCGAGTTCGGACTGCACCCGCTGGCCGTGGAAGATGCGGTGCACGCACACCAGCGGCCGAAGCTGGAGCGCTACGACGACACCCTGTTCGCCGTCTTCAAGACCATCCACTACGTCGAACATGACGAACTCACCGCCACCAGCGAGGTCGTGGAGACCGGCGAGGTGATGTGTTTCAGCGGCCGGGACTTCGTCATCACCGTCCGGCACGGCGGCCAGGGCTCGCTCAAGGGACTGCGGCACCGGCTGGAGGACGAGCCGGAGCTGCTCGCCAAGGGCCCCTCGGCGGTGCTGCACTCGATCGCCGACCACGTGGTCGACGGCTACATCGCGGTCGCGGCGGCCGTGCAGGACGACATCGACCTGGTGGAGAGCGAGGTCTTCGCGGCCCCGGCCGGCAAGGGCGGGCCGCGCGGGGCCGACGCCGGACGGATCTACCAGCTCAAGCGCGAGGTGCTGGAGTTCAAGCGGGCGGTGTCCCCGCTGATGCGGCCGATGGAGCTGCTCAGCGAGCGGCCGATGCGGCTGGTGGACCCGGACATCCAGAAGTACTTCCGGGACGTGGCCGACCACCTGGCCCGGGTCCACGAGCAGGTCATCGGCTTCGACGAGCTGCTGAACTCGATCCTCCAGGCGAACCTGGCGCAGGCGACGGTGGCGCAGAACGAGGACATGCGCAAGATCACCTCATGGGCGGCGATCATCGCGGTGCCGACCATGATCTGCGGTGTGTACGGGATGAACTTCGATCACATGCCCGAGCTCCAGTGGAAGTACGGCTATCCGATGGTGATGGCCTCGATCGTCGGCATCTGTTTCACCATCCACCGGGCCCTGCGCCGCAACGGCTGGTTGTAG
- a CDS encoding DUF1003 domain-containing protein, producing the protein MTRSRARLDLPRPARRRLLPEYDPEAFGRVSEKIARFLGTGRFIVWMTLVIIVWVLWNIFAPAGLRFDEYPFIFLTLALSLQASYAAPLILLAQNRQDDRDRVNLEQDRKQNERSIADTEYLTREIAALRMGLGEVATRDWIRSEFQDLIKEMDERRLFPLESDEGDR; encoded by the coding sequence CTGACCCGGTCGCGGGCCCGGCTGGACCTGCCGCGGCCGGCCCGGCGGCGGCTGCTGCCCGAGTACGACCCGGAGGCCTTCGGCCGGGTCTCGGAGAAGATCGCCCGGTTCCTCGGCACCGGCCGGTTCATCGTGTGGATGACCCTGGTCATCATCGTCTGGGTGCTGTGGAACATCTTCGCGCCGGCCGGACTGCGGTTCGACGAGTACCCGTTCATCTTCCTGACCCTGGCGCTGTCGCTGCAGGCCTCGTACGCCGCTCCGCTGATCCTGCTCGCGCAGAACCGGCAGGACGACCGGGACCGCGTCAACCTGGAGCAGGACCGCAAGCAGAACGAGCGGTCGATCGCGGACACGGAGTACCTGACCCGGGAGATCGCGGCGCTGCGGATGGGCCTGGGCGAGGTCGCGACACGCGACTGGATCAGGTCCGAGTTCCAGGATCTGATCAAGGAGATGGACGAGCGGCGTCTATTCCCGCTCGAGAGTGACGAAGGCGACCGCTAG
- a CDS encoding suppressor of fused domain protein yields the protein MADLLALVEARLRTALGEPDARAAVTFLGTDRIEVLRFRASDEGGALVRYATLGMAAQPMADPTAVVADPVRGPRAELVLTVRAGLAETDKVLRPLAVLAATPQVEGLVVAPGASLDLGEPLWPGAPFGSVLVAEPGGLVADLDLDEPMDPVRFLPLLPMTANEAAWKRVHGAAALQERWLARGTDLRDPRRGSVALD from the coding sequence ATGGCAGATCTTCTGGCTCTCGTCGAAGCCCGGCTGCGCACCGCACTGGGTGAACCCGATGCCCGGGCGGCCGTCACCTTCCTTGGCACCGACCGCATCGAGGTGCTCCGGTTCCGGGCGTCCGACGAGGGCGGGGCCCTTGTCCGGTACGCCACCCTCGGCATGGCGGCGCAGCCGATGGCCGACCCGACCGCCGTGGTCGCCGACCCCGTGCGCGGGCCCCGCGCCGAACTGGTGCTGACCGTGCGGGCCGGCCTCGCGGAGACCGACAAGGTGCTCCGCCCGCTGGCCGTCCTCGCCGCCACCCCGCAGGTGGAGGGGCTGGTCGTGGCCCCCGGTGCCTCGCTGGACCTGGGTGAACCGCTGTGGCCCGGGGCGCCGTTCGGCTCCGTACTGGTTGCCGAGCCCGGTGGACTGGTGGCGGATCTGGACCTCGACGAGCCGATGGATCCGGTCCGCTTCCTCCCGCTGCTGCCGATGACCGCCAACGAGGCCGCCTGGAAGCGGGTGCACGGTGCGGCGGCCCTTCAGGAACGCTGGCTGGCGCGCGGCACGGACCTGCGCGATCCGCGCCGCGGCTCGGTCGCCCTGGACTGA
- a CDS encoding magnesium transporter MgtE N-terminal domain-containing protein: MAGSAPRIFVSHLSGVPVFDPNGDQVGRVRDLVAMLRVGGRPPRLLGLVVEVVSRRRIFLPMTRVTGVESGQVITTGVINLRRFEQRPTERLVLGELLDRRVKLVATGEEVTVVDVAIQQLPARRDWEIDRIFVRKGKAGALRRRGEALTVEWSAVTGFSLEEHGQGAESLVATFEQMRPADLANVLHHLTPKRRAEVANALDDDRLADVLEELPEDDQIEILGKLKEERAADVLEAMDPDDAADLLSELPEDDQERLLTLMQPEDAADVRRLLSYEENTAGGLMTTEPIVLRPDATVADALARVRQADLSPALAAQVYVCRPPDETPTGKYLGTVHFQRLLRDPPFTLVSSIVDTDLPPLRPDASLPAVTSYLAAYNMVAVPVVDESGSLLGAVTVDDVLDHLLPDDWRETDFHSEETVRGH, encoded by the coding sequence ATGGCTGGAAGCGCCCCTCGGATCTTTGTCTCGCATCTGTCGGGTGTACCCGTCTTCGACCCCAACGGCGACCAGGTGGGCCGGGTCCGCGACCTGGTCGCGATGCTGCGCGTCGGCGGCCGGCCGCCCCGGCTGCTGGGCCTGGTGGTGGAGGTGGTCAGCCGCCGGCGGATCTTCCTCCCCATGACCCGGGTGACGGGCGTGGAGTCCGGCCAGGTCATCACCACCGGTGTCATCAACCTGCGGCGGTTCGAGCAGCGTCCCACCGAACGGCTGGTCCTGGGCGAGCTGCTGGACCGCCGGGTGAAGCTGGTCGCCACCGGCGAGGAGGTCACCGTCGTGGACGTGGCCATCCAGCAGCTGCCGGCCCGCCGCGACTGGGAGATCGACCGGATCTTCGTACGGAAGGGCAAGGCGGGTGCGCTGCGCCGCCGTGGCGAGGCGCTGACCGTGGAGTGGTCGGCGGTCACCGGTTTCTCGCTGGAGGAGCACGGGCAGGGCGCCGAGAGCCTGGTCGCCACCTTCGAGCAGATGCGGCCGGCCGACCTGGCGAACGTCCTGCACCACCTGACGCCGAAGCGGCGGGCCGAGGTCGCCAACGCCCTCGACGACGACCGGCTCGCGGACGTCCTGGAGGAGCTGCCGGAGGACGACCAGATCGAGATCCTGGGCAAGCTGAAGGAGGAGCGGGCCGCCGACGTCCTGGAGGCGATGGACCCCGACGATGCGGCCGACCTGCTGTCCGAGCTGCCGGAGGACGACCAGGAGCGGCTGCTGACGCTGATGCAGCCGGAGGACGCGGCCGATGTGCGGCGTCTGCTGTCGTACGAGGAGAACACCGCGGGCGGTCTGATGACCACCGAGCCGATCGTGCTGCGGCCGGACGCCACGGTGGCGGACGCCCTCGCCCGGGTCCGGCAGGCCGACCTCTCCCCCGCGCTGGCCGCGCAGGTGTATGTGTGCCGGCCGCCGGACGAGACCCCGACCGGCAAGTACCTGGGCACGGTGCACTTCCAGCGGCTGCTGCGGGATCCCCCGTTCACCCTGGTCAGCTCGATCGTGGACACCGACCTGCCGCCGCTGCGGCCGGACGCCTCGCTGCCGGCCGTGACCAGCTACCTCGCCGCGTACAACATGGTGGCGGTGCCGGTGGTCGACGAGAGCGGCTCACTGCTGGGCGCGGTGACCGTGGACGATGTACTGGACCACCTGCTGCCGGACGACTGGCGCGAGACCGACTTCCACTCGGAGGAGACCGTGCGTGGGCACTGA
- a CDS encoding Mrp/NBP35 family ATP-binding protein — protein sequence MATDTSSAAAVPGQDAILDALATVNDPEIHRPITELGMVKSVEVGDGGAVAVTVYLTVSGCPMRETITKNVTDAVAKVPGVTSVAVTLDVMSDEQRKELAAALRGGTAEREVPFAKPGSLTRVYAVASGKGGVGKSSVTVNLAAAMAADGLKVGVVDADIYGHSVPRMLGVEGRPTQVENMIMPPSANGVKVISIGMFTPGNAPVVWRGPMLHRALQQFLADVFWGDLDVLLLDLPPGTGDIAISVAQLVPNAEILVVTTPQQAAAEVAERAGSIAVQTHQKIVGVVENMSGLPCPHCDEMVDVFGTGGGQLVADGLTKTTGATVPVLGQIPIDVRLREGGDNGEPVVLADPDSPAGSALRAIAGKLGGRARGLAGMSLGITPRNKF from the coding sequence ATGGCTACCGACACAAGCTCCGCCGCCGCCGTGCCCGGGCAGGACGCGATCCTGGACGCGCTGGCGACGGTGAACGACCCCGAGATCCACCGGCCGATCACCGAGCTCGGCATGGTCAAATCGGTGGAGGTCGGCGACGGCGGTGCGGTCGCCGTCACGGTCTACCTGACGGTGTCGGGCTGTCCCATGCGCGAGACCATCACCAAGAACGTCACGGACGCCGTTGCGAAGGTCCCGGGCGTGACCTCGGTCGCCGTCACCCTGGACGTGATGAGCGACGAGCAGCGCAAGGAGCTGGCCGCCGCGCTGCGCGGCGGTACCGCCGAGCGCGAGGTGCCCTTCGCCAAGCCGGGCTCGCTGACCCGGGTGTATGCGGTGGCCTCCGGAAAGGGCGGCGTCGGCAAGTCCTCGGTGACGGTCAACCTGGCCGCGGCGATGGCCGCCGACGGGCTGAAGGTCGGCGTGGTCGACGCGGACATCTACGGCCACAGCGTGCCGCGCATGCTGGGCGTGGAGGGCCGGCCCACCCAGGTCGAGAACATGATCATGCCGCCGTCGGCGAACGGCGTGAAGGTCATCTCCATCGGGATGTTCACCCCGGGCAATGCGCCGGTGGTGTGGCGCGGTCCGATGCTGCACCGGGCGCTCCAGCAGTTCCTGGCGGACGTGTTCTGGGGTGACCTGGACGTGCTGCTGCTGGACCTGCCGCCGGGCACCGGTGACATCGCGATCTCGGTGGCCCAGCTGGTGCCGAACGCGGAGATCCTGGTCGTCACCACTCCGCAGCAGGCGGCTGCCGAGGTCGCGGAGCGGGCGGGCTCGATCGCCGTGCAGACCCACCAGAAGATCGTCGGCGTGGTCGAGAACATGTCCGGGCTGCCGTGCCCGCACTGCGACGAGATGGTCGACGTGTTCGGGACGGGCGGCGGCCAGCTGGTCGCGGACGGCCTGACGAAGACGACCGGCGCGACGGTGCCGGTGCTGGGGCAGATCCCGATCGACGTGCGGCTGCGGGAGGGCGGGGACAACGGCGAGCCGGTGGTCCTGGCGGACCCCGACTCCCCGGCGGGTTCGGCGCTCCGGGCGATCGCCGGCAAGCTCGGCGGTCGCGCGCGCGGCCTGGCCGGCATGTCCCTGGGCATCACCCCCCGCAACAAGTTCTGA